A DNA window from Ranitomeya imitator isolate aRanImi1 chromosome 2, aRanImi1.pri, whole genome shotgun sequence contains the following coding sequences:
- the LOC138667849 gene encoding olfactory receptor 6B1-like, which yields MTSTNNVTQTMTTIFIIVGFQSMRSMELLLFSLFFSMYMLTLAAHFLIVTLVLLEEHLHKPMYLFLANFSLVEVLYTTVTVPNMLDALLTRNKAISASACLVQFYFFFAFGAAENCFLVVMGYDRYVAICRPLHYSTLMSKRMAVRLACGPWIVGFITAACPALWISTLTFCFPNEIDHFFCDYSPLLKLSCEDTSSGEFTFSVISWSLTLSCFFLILISYTFIILSVLKIPSVEGQNKAFNTCASHLTVVLIFNGTIIFMYIRPNSHVRFTLDKVVSIFYCVVTPVMNPMIYCLRNKEVKNALRKAVQRRVIV from the coding sequence ATGACATCGACAAACAACGTAACTCAAACCATGACCACTATCTTTATTATTGTGGGCTTCCAGTCCATGCGCAGTATGGAGCTTTTACTCTTCTCccttttcttcagtatgtacatgTTAACACTGGCAGCTCACTTTCTTATCGTTACTCTTGTCCTTCTGGAAGAACATCTTCACAAGCCAATGTATCTTTTCTTGGCCAATTTTTCCTTGGTGGAAGTCCTGTATACCACGGTGACTGTACCGAACATGCTTGATGCCCTACTGACGAGAAATAAAGCAATTTCCGCATCAGCTTGTCTTGTCCAATTTTACTTTTTCTTCGCCTTTGGGGCAGCTGAGAACTGCTTTCTTGTAGTCATGGGCTATGACCGGTATGTGGCCATCTGTCGGCCACTGCACTACTCTACGTTGATGTCTAAAAGGATGGCTGTAAGGCTAGCCTGTGGACCATGGATTGTGGGCTTCATAACCGCTGCTTGCCCTGCGCTGTGGATCTCCACTCTCACATTCTGCTTCCCGAATGAGATCGACCATTTCTTTTGCGACTATTCTCCTCTTTTGAAGCTGTCATGTGAAGACACATCCAGCGGGGAGTTCACCTTCTCTGTCATCTCCTGGAGTTTGACTCTCAGCTGTTTCTTTCTTATTCTAATCTCTTACACCTTCATCATTTTGTCTGTTCTTAAGATCCCATCCGTAGAGGGGCAGAATAAAGCTTTCAACACCTGTGCGTCCCACCTCACCGTCGTATTAATCTTTAATGGTACGATAATCTTTATGTACATTCGTCCGAACTCTCACGTCAGATTCACTCTCGACAAGGTGGTGTCAATCTTCTACTGCGTGGTGACCCCAGTGATGAACCCCATGATATATTGTCTGAGGAACAAAGAGGTGAAGAATGCCCTGAGAAAAGCAGTTCAAAGGCGAGTAATCGTATGA
- the LOC138667850 gene encoding olfactory receptor 6F1-like, which produces MPKADNGNRSIASSFIIVGFETLRELEVVLFALFTGMYILTIGAHFLIVTLVAVDKRLHKPMYLLLANFSMLEVLYTTVTVPKMLDTLLTRQKMISSPFCLAQFYFLFGFGAAENCLLAVMAYDRYLAICKPLHYATMMTSRTSINLALGAWVGGLFAASPPAMWISTLKFCFPNFIDHFFCDYAPLLKLSCEDTSAGEFAFMVMSWSVILGCFFLIMVSYSLIIFAVLKIPSTNGQRKAFSTCASHLAVVSIFYGTVIFMYIRPTSHIRFSMDKVISIFYCVVTPLMNPIIYCLRNQEVKGAVIKTLHMLRKSENDFLLSPCDQSHNLPRK; this is translated from the coding sequence ATGCCAAAAGCAGACAATGGGAACCGCAGTATTGCCTCCTCCTTCATCATCGTTGGGTTTGAAACTTTACGGGAGCTTGAGGTTGTGTTGTTTGCACTCTTCACGGGTATGTACATCCTCACTATTGGAGCCCATTTCCTCATCGTTACATTGGTGGCAGTGGACAAGCGTTTACATAAACCCATGTACTTACTCCTAGCCAACTTCTCCATGCTGGAGGTGCTCTACACCACGGTGACTGTTCCGAAAATGCTCGATACCTTACTGACTCGACAAAAAATGATTTCCTCCCCATTCTGCCTGGCTCAGTTCTACTTTCTGTTTGGTTTTGGAGCAGCAGAGAACTGTCTTCTTGCAGTGATGGCTTATGACCGATATCTAGCCATATGCAAGCCCCTTCATTATGCCACGATGATGACTAGTAGAACCAGCATTAATTTGGCTCTTGGAGCTTGGGTCGGTGGCCTCTTCGCTGCTTCCCCTCCAGCTATGTGGATTTCCACTTTGAAATTCTGCTTTCCCAATTTTATAGACCATTTCTTCTGCGATTACGCCCCTCTCCTAAAGCTCTCGTGTGAGGACACATCAGCAGGAGAGTTTGCTTTTATGGTCATGTCCTGGAGTGTTATTTTGGGCTGCTTTTTCCTAATCATGGTGTCGTACAGCCTCATCATTTTTGCGGTACTAAAAATCCCATCAACTAATGGTCAGAGGAAAGCATTCAGCACTTGTGCTTCCCACCTGGCCGTGGTGTCTATTTTTTATGGGACTGTCATATTCATGTACATTCGGCCCACCTCCCATATTAGGTTTTCCATGGATAAGGTGATCTCCATCTTCTACTGTGTAGTAACTCCCTTAATGAATCCTATCATATACTGTCTGCGGAACCAGGAGGTGAAAGGTGCGGTGATCAAAACTTTACATATGTTGAGAAAAAGTGAAAATGACTTTTTATTGAGTCCATGTGATCAAAGCCATAATCTGCCTAGAAAATAA